The DNA region GGCAATAGCGGCTACCAGGAAAGCAATGGCCCCGGGCACTGCCGCACAGCCGACAATCACGACACAACCGGCAATGGCACTGGCCAGGGCGGCCGCCGCGATGCCGACCTGGGTGACGGCCGCACTGATCTGACCGGCGGCCGTGACGATGCCCTTGATCTGCACCCCCATCAGGACACCCGACACCAGCGCCGAACTGCTGGCACCGATGGTGGTCCAGAGAAAGGCATCGTTGGTCCGATCGACGGTGGCCGAGGCCAGCGACAGGGTATCGAGCGACACGATCTGACCGCGGCAATCGAATCCGGTCGCCAGACTGCCATGACTGCGCGCCAGCACCCGGTCGTCATAGCCCGGGCCGGGGCCGCGGGCCGGGGATTCGAACAGCAGCCCGCTGTCGTCGGCATTCAGGCCATCAAACAGGCTGCCCGAACCATCCATGTCGCGACCACCCGGATGGGCGATGGCGTACGCCACGGGTGTCTGCAGCTCGTCAGCCACGCGCGCGCCGGGTTCGGCTGCCGCCTGTTCCAGGCCCAGACAGAAGTCGGTCGTGGTAACGAAATCATAGTCATGGAATTCGTCGTTGCCGTCTTCTCCGTTGTTGAAGAAGCGGTACTCGGCCGTGCCCTGTTGTCCCGGCTGGAAGCGGTTCTCGGCCACGGTCAGGTCCGCGCCTTCGCGATCGACCAGGTAGGCCATATGCCCGATCTCGGCCCTGAGCTCCCGGTCTTCCAGGTTCAGGGTGCGCCACGGCAGGCGCCCCCGCGCAGCATTGCTGTCGCAGTCCTCGAAGCCATCGCCGCTGGTGTCCGGACACGGCAGGCGGTACTGGGTCAGGGCGAAACCGCGCAAGGCCCGATCGGTATGTTCCAGGACACCGGCAATATCTTCCGCGCGCTGACTGACCTGCTGACTGTTCAGCCAGATATAGCCGGCCAGCAGCGTGGCCCCGAGCAGAACGGTCAACACGAAAACGGCCAGCAGCCCGAAACCCGCCTCCCTGGTGCGCACCCTCATGCTAGGCCCCTCCCATCCCCTGGGTGACCGACTGCTGGATGAGGTCGTAGACCGGGATCAGCAGGGCAATCACCAGGAAGATAAACAGCGCACCGGCAACCAGAATGACGGCCGGCTTGATGATTTCGGCCAGCGAACGCACGACAACCTCCAGCCGGCGGCGATACTCATCGGCCAGGTGGGTCAACTGCTCATCGAGCGAGCCGCTCTCCTCGCCGACGCCGATCATGCGCACCGCCATGGCGGGAAAGCCGCCGGCCACCCGCATCGAGCGCGCCACCGACTCGCCGCGCATCACTGACTCGCGCACTTCCTGCAGTCGCCGGCGATAGTAGAGATCCGACGTCGACCGACCGAGCACATCCAGGCTGGAGACCATGTCCAGCCCGCCCCGGACCAGGATGCCCAGGTGCTCGGTCAACTGGGCCATGCCGGCGGAAGTGACAATGACGCGGGAGACCGGCAGGCGATGCAGCGTACGGTGCAGCACGTAGCGGCTGGGTTCATGGTGCCTGAACAGCCAGTACAGGCCGAGCACGGTCATGACCACCACGATCAGACTGGTCCAGACATGATCACCGGACGCCCCGGCCAGGTTCATGACGGTGACGGTCAGGGCGGGAAGCTCGGCATTGAGTTGCAGGAACAGGTCCTGCATGGCCGGCAGCACGTAGTAGATCCAGAACAATGCCACCGCGAAGATGCTGGCAAAGACCACTACCGGGTAGATCAGCGCGGTGCGCACGTCACGGCGCACGTTGATCATGCGCTCGACATGGCTGGCCGATTCCAGCAGCATGCGATCCAGATTGCCCGACTGGTCACCAATGCGGATCAGGTTGCGCACGGTTTCGGGAAAGACGTCGGGACGACGCTCGAAGGCCTCGCTGACGCTGACGCCGGCATCGAGATCCTCGAGCATGCTCGAGGCCACGCGCGCCACGCGGCGCGAGCCGGCCGTGTCTCCTTCGCCAATCAGGGTGCTGAGCGCGTCCAGTGCCGGAATGCCGGCACGCAACATCACGCCCAGGTCGCGCAGAAACCCGGCCAGTTCTTCGGGGCGGATATCGGACTGAAACAGCCCGCGGACAAAGGCGTGTATTCCCGTAAACACCTGGGGCAGGCGCCAAAGACTGAGTACCACGGCGTCCTGTTCACGCTCCAGCCGCACCCGGGCGGAGAAATCCCGCTCCACGGCCAGCCGATAAAATCCGGTACGCACTCCGCCATCGGGTTTCAGAATGCGGTAGTAGTAAGTATTGAGCCGACTCATTGCGGTGCGTTCCCCACAGCCCGGTGAATTTCCTCGACGGTGGTCTCGCCGGCCAGCACCTGACGCCGGGCCAGTGCGTGAATCGAGCGCATGCCCTGCTGGGCCGCCAGGTCGCGCAATTGACCCCGGGTCACATCGTCGGCGACGGCATCGGCCATGATCCGGTCCATGACAAGTTGCTCGTAGATCGGCAGGCGACCGTGATAGCCGCTGCCGCGGCAGTGATCGCAGCCGCGACCGCGCCAGATGCGCACCGGTTCCTGGTCGTCAACTCCCAGCCATTGCCGCTCCTCATCGGTAGGCTGCACGGATTCCTTGCAGTGCGGGCAGATGCGCCGCACCAGCCGCTGATTGATCACGCCAAGCAGGTTTTCGGCAATGGTTTCGGTATCCATGCCGAGGATCTTCAAACGCGGCACCACGCCAAAGATGCTGCCCACGTGCAGCGTCGACAGCACCAGGTGGCCGGTGGAGGCCGCGTCAATGGCCGCGCGGGCGGTCTCGGCATCGCGAATCTCGCCGACCAGGATCACATCCGGGTCATGACGCAGGAAATAGCGCAGTGCATTGGAAAAGGTATAGCCGGAGCGGGCATTGACCTCGGTCTGGCAGACCGAATTGACCCGGTATTCAACGGGGTC from Wenzhouxiangella sp. AB-CW3 includes:
- a CDS encoding type II secretion system F family protein, with protein sequence MSRLNTYYYRILKPDGGVRTGFYRLAVERDFSARVRLEREQDAVVLSLWRLPQVFTGIHAFVRGLFQSDIRPEELAGFLRDLGVMLRAGIPALDALSTLIGEGDTAGSRRVARVASSMLEDLDAGVSVSEAFERRPDVFPETVRNLIRIGDQSGNLDRMLLESASHVERMINVRRDVRTALIYPVVVFASIFAVALFWIYYVLPAMQDLFLQLNAELPALTVTVMNLAGASGDHVWTSLIVVVMTVLGLYWLFRHHEPSRYVLHRTLHRLPVSRVIVTSAGMAQLTEHLGILVRGGLDMVSSLDVLGRSTSDLYYRRRLQEVRESVMRGESVARSMRVAGGFPAMAVRMIGVGEESGSLDEQLTHLADEYRRRLEVVVRSLAEIIKPAVILVAGALFIFLVIALLIPVYDLIQQSVTQGMGGA